One Dasania marina DSM 21967 DNA segment encodes these proteins:
- a CDS encoding cation:proton antiporter subunit C produces MSAQFYLFHYWAVILLMMTGLYVVIASGNIIKKVAGLSIFQTSVFLLFIAMGKVEGGTIPIFQEGLTLYSNPLPQVIVLTAIVVAVATMALGLAIAVRIFDAYGSLEEDSINKAEQREEHTPQGNDADVCDLPPTSGEREPK; encoded by the coding sequence ATGAGTGCACAGTTTTATTTATTTCACTATTGGGCCGTCATCCTACTGATGATGACGGGTCTCTATGTGGTAATCGCCTCGGGCAATATCATCAAGAAAGTGGCAGGGCTTTCTATTTTTCAAACCTCGGTATTTCTACTGTTTATCGCCATGGGGAAAGTAGAGGGTGGAACAATCCCTATTTTTCAAGAGGGCCTCACCCTCTATTCAAACCCGCTGCCGCAAGTTATCGTTTTAACCGCGATTGTGGTAGCCGTTGCTACAATGGCTTTAGGGCTAGCAATTGCGGTACGCATCTTCGATGCCTATGGCAGCCTCGAAGAGGATTCTATTAATAAGGCTGAGCAAAGAGAGGAGCACACGCCCCAGGGTAATGACGCTGATGTTTGTGACCTGCCCCCTACCTCAGGCGAGCGCGAACCTAAATGA
- a CDS encoding monovalent cation/H+ antiporter subunit D family protein produces the protein MSYAFGGWEPPWGIEYRIDALSSLLLIIVSFVSLATACFSRNNVESEIARHKIPQFYTALLLMLTGFLGIVSTADVFNLFVFYEISALSSYALIASGQHRAALLAAFRYFIMGSLGATFLLIGIGLLYLQTGTLNMLDLASRLAALEESAATQMAFAFIIAGIALKMALFPLHVWLPNAYRFAPTTITVFLAAVSSKVSFYVLIRFCFDIFPFEFSFESMSVSHLLVPLSLLAILLGSIVAIYQIEVKSIMVYASVASIGYMVLGICLLSPLGLQASLIYAFNHALTAATLFMAIGCLSQQLRAIKKTPQASSENLKLSDLGGIGQRMPYTMAVFIISGLSLVGAPLTVGFISKWYLIWAVVDAGWWFVLPIVIIATLLALAYVWKVVEAVYFHAANKNMAQVQEVPLPQLLPLCFLAAACIYFGIHSAVITDTSAQAAKLLLGGG, from the coding sequence ATGTCCTACGCCTTCGGTGGATGGGAGCCACCCTGGGGCATTGAGTACCGTATTGATGCACTCAGCTCCTTACTACTAATCATTGTTTCCTTCGTCAGTTTAGCCACGGCCTGTTTTTCCCGAAACAATGTCGAAAGTGAAATTGCCCGCCATAAAATCCCCCAGTTTTATACCGCATTACTGCTGATGCTCACTGGCTTTTTGGGCATAGTTAGCACAGCTGATGTTTTCAATTTATTTGTGTTCTACGAAATTTCTGCTTTGTCATCCTATGCGCTTATAGCTAGCGGGCAACATCGTGCAGCGCTGCTAGCGGCTTTCCGATACTTTATTATGGGCTCGTTGGGTGCCACCTTTTTATTAATTGGCATAGGCTTGTTGTATCTACAAACGGGAACACTAAACATGTTGGATCTTGCCAGCCGTTTGGCAGCGCTAGAAGAGAGTGCAGCCACCCAGATGGCGTTTGCTTTTATCATAGCGGGTATAGCTTTGAAAATGGCGCTATTCCCATTGCATGTATGGCTACCCAATGCCTATCGTTTTGCGCCAACTACTATTACCGTCTTCCTCGCAGCCGTTTCCAGCAAGGTATCATTTTATGTGTTAATTCGTTTTTGCTTTGACATTTTCCCCTTCGAATTTTCATTTGAGTCAATGTCGGTTTCACATCTGCTAGTGCCACTAAGTTTGCTAGCCATACTGCTGGGCTCGATCGTGGCTATTTATCAAATCGAAGTTAAGTCGATAATGGTCTATGCCAGTGTTGCCAGTATTGGCTATATGGTTCTTGGCATATGCTTACTATCACCACTGGGGCTGCAAGCGAGCTTGATTTATGCATTTAATCATGCCCTCACCGCAGCCACGCTGTTTATGGCTATTGGCTGCCTATCTCAGCAGCTGCGCGCTATTAAAAAAACACCGCAAGCCAGCAGCGAAAACCTAAAGCTATCTGATCTTGGTGGTATTGGGCAGCGCATGCCCTATACCATGGCCGTTTTTATAATCTCTGGTTTGAGCTTAGTGGGCGCCCCTTTAACGGTTGGATTTATTTCAAAGTGGTATTTAATTTGGGCTGTTGTAGACGCGGGCTGGTGGTTTGTTTTACCGATAGTGATTATTGCCACCCTGCTGGCATTAGCCTACGTATGGAAAGTGGTAGAAGCAGTTTATTTCCATGCTGCCAATAAAAACATGGCCCAAGTGCAGGAAGTGCCTTTGCCTCAATTACTACCTCTTTGCTTTCTGGCAGCCGCATGTATTTATTTCGGTATACATAGCGCAGTTATCACTGACACCAGTGCCCAAGCTGCGAAATTATTACTTGGAGGGGGTTAA
- a CDS encoding proton-conducting transporter membrane subunit codes for MLISIVAPQYLLLLPVIVPVAAALLIAASNKQANLREACTVVSAIVLIFCVASLYPLLENHRANSLNLILAEPIPGIALALNVEPLGLLFAGLASFLWLVTACYSIGYMRGLNEQHQTRFYFFIALAIASTMGIALSANMFSLFIFYELLTLSTFPLITHKGNAKAKRAGRLYLGFLMGGSIALLLPAIIWTWSLAGTLDFKAGGILTGKASSTSLCVLFVLYMFGVTKAALLPLHQWLPAAMVAPTPVSALLHAVAVVKAGVFTILKISVYIFGPDLLNQLSITQWLIYIAAGTVFWGALMACRQDNLKLRLAYSTISQLSYIIVGALLANAWGIVGAGLHLVTHAFGKITLFFCAGAILVASGKQKVSEMHGLGRQMPFTMMAFFLASLSIIGFPPFGGLWSKWLLLQGSLAFEQWLFVIVLAIASLLSVAYLLPISIHAFITPAAKEMPAQKPAVKEAPVSCLIAIAISVSACFYLFFYPDSITNLLTVLIGKPL; via the coding sequence ATGCTTATCTCAATCGTAGCGCCGCAATATTTATTATTGTTACCCGTGATTGTGCCTGTGGCAGCGGCTTTGTTAATAGCAGCCAGTAATAAACAGGCCAATCTGCGAGAGGCCTGTACCGTAGTCTCTGCTATCGTATTAATATTCTGTGTCGCCTCTTTATACCCGCTGCTAGAGAACCACCGTGCCAATTCACTTAACTTGATTTTGGCAGAACCTATACCAGGCATTGCGCTGGCATTGAATGTAGAGCCATTGGGGCTGCTATTTGCAGGCTTGGCGTCTTTTTTGTGGCTGGTAACGGCTTGCTACTCTATTGGTTATATGCGTGGCCTTAATGAACAGCATCAAACCCGGTTTTATTTTTTTATCGCACTCGCTATTGCCAGCACTATGGGCATTGCCCTATCGGCAAATATGTTTTCCCTGTTTATTTTTTACGAACTACTAACCCTAAGCACCTTCCCCCTAATTACCCATAAGGGCAATGCCAAGGCAAAACGGGCGGGACGACTTTATTTAGGCTTTTTAATGGGGGGATCTATTGCCTTGTTATTGCCGGCGATAATATGGACCTGGTCACTTGCGGGGACCCTGGATTTTAAGGCGGGGGGAATACTTACCGGCAAAGCATCATCGACAAGTTTGTGTGTGCTATTTGTGCTTTATATGTTTGGCGTCACTAAGGCCGCGCTCTTACCCTTACACCAATGGTTACCTGCTGCCATGGTAGCACCTACACCCGTAAGTGCATTGTTACATGCAGTAGCGGTGGTCAAAGCCGGTGTTTTTACTATTTTGAAAATATCCGTCTATATATTTGGTCCGGATTTATTAAACCAATTAAGCATCACCCAGTGGTTAATTTATATCGCAGCAGGCACGGTCTTCTGGGGCGCGCTAATGGCCTGTCGTCAAGACAATCTTAAATTGCGCTTAGCCTATTCAACGATAAGCCAACTCAGCTACATCATAGTGGGCGCACTGCTGGCCAATGCCTGGGGGATTGTCGGGGCAGGCCTACACTTAGTAACCCACGCCTTTGGAAAAATCACCTTATTTTTTTGTGCGGGCGCAATTCTAGTAGCCAGTGGCAAACAAAAAGTTAGCGAAATGCATGGGCTAGGTCGGCAGATGCCATTCACTATGATGGCATTTTTCTTGGCCAGCCTGAGCATTATCGGCTTCCCCCCCTTTGGTGGGCTTTGGAGTAAGTGGCTATTACTGCAAGGCAGTTTAGCCTTCGAACAATGGCTTTTTGTTATTGTTTTAGCTATTGCTTCGCTACTGAGTGTCGCGTATTTATTGCCTATCTCTATTCACGCCTTCATTACGCCAGCAGCAAAAGAAATGCCTGCTCAAAAACCCGCGGTGAAAGAAGCACCTGTAAGCTGTTTAATTGCCATTGCCATAAGCGTAAGTGCGTGTTTTTATCTGTTTTTTTACCCTGACAGCATTACCAACTTACTGACAGTACTAATAGGAAAGCCCCTATGA